Proteins encoded in a region of the Paenibacillus sp. W2I17 genome:
- the licT gene encoding BglG family transcription antiterminator LicT, protein MRVIKILNNSLLLTKDDQGQEMIVMGKGLAFKGKVGERLDEEHIQKRFILQNNPSAQAYVRTIENMPEKHVNVINKLITNAKEKLSLDDQIFFTLMDHLSFAIERWKKGVALQNRMLWEIQRFHPVEFELGLEAVQMLNLELGIELPEEEAGNIAFHFVNAQTHEQNMERTMQSVKMLKDIFNLIQYTFDMQLNKNSIHYVRLVTHLQFFIQRLQEGRLGNSAKDFIFQHMVKEHPLEYKCAEMIKTYVQNMLDISISNEELLYLMIHIARIVQEEQGDEGRL, encoded by the coding sequence ATGAGAGTAATCAAAATATTAAATAACAGCTTGCTTCTGACCAAAGATGATCAGGGACAAGAGATGATTGTCATGGGAAAAGGGTTGGCATTCAAAGGCAAAGTCGGCGAGCGACTCGATGAGGAGCATATCCAGAAACGATTCATTCTGCAAAATAATCCGTCTGCCCAGGCTTACGTACGAACCATCGAAAACATGCCAGAAAAACATGTGAATGTCATAAACAAACTGATTACCAATGCAAAAGAAAAGCTGTCTCTTGACGACCAAATCTTCTTTACGCTTATGGACCACTTGTCGTTTGCCATTGAACGATGGAAAAAAGGTGTAGCATTACAGAATCGCATGTTATGGGAGATCCAGAGGTTTCATCCTGTCGAATTCGAACTGGGCCTTGAAGCCGTTCAGATGCTGAATCTAGAATTGGGTATCGAACTGCCGGAAGAAGAAGCAGGGAATATCGCTTTTCATTTCGTGAATGCCCAAACGCATGAACAGAATATGGAGCGCACGATGCAATCCGTTAAGATGTTAAAAGATATTTTTAACCTGATTCAATACACCTTTGATATGCAATTGAACAAAAATTCCATCCATTATGTGAGACTTGTCACACATTTGCAATTCTTCATCCAGCGTTTACAAGAAGGACGTCTGGGCAATTCGGCGAAAGATTTCATCTTTCAGCACATGGTGAAGGAGCATCCGCTTGAATACAAATGCGCGGAGATGATCAAAACCTACGTGCAGAATATGCTGGATATCTCCATATCGAACGAGGAATTATTATATTTGATGATTCACATTGCTCGAATTGTGCAGGAGGAACAGGGTGACGAGGGACGATTATAA
- a CDS encoding glycoside hydrolase family 1 protein — protein sequence MLYQHIKPFPNEFLWGGSTSAYQVEGAWNEDGKGLSVIDMCDHPAGTADFTVASDHYHRFREDVKLLAELGLKAYRFSIAWTRILPSGTGAVNEKGLDFYHQLIDELLLHGIEPIVTMYHFDLPYELEKTGGWNNRGTIDAFVEYGRILFEHYGHKVKYWLTINEQNTMILHPGAIGTPKGGSLPSSKELYQQNHHMFVAQGRTMRLFHDMLPQGKIGPALNMTSMYQATSKPADAIAAHNWETIRGWGFLDLSVWGRYNPLFWSYLQERGIEPVIEQGDMEDIRSGRPDLVAINYYSTATIAASMGDASDVTARGGDQQIMLGEQGVYRAAENPYTEKTKYGWVIDPVGLRLTLRKVCERYGLPILITENGIGAPDILEADYTINDTYRIDFIEKHLEQIRLALTDGVDVIGYCPWSVIDVVSTHQGYGKRYGMIYVNRGEQDLKDLKRLKKKSFSWYQEVIKQNGRCIGNSDQAVTKE from the coding sequence ATGTTATATCAACACATCAAACCATTCCCCAATGAATTTCTGTGGGGAGGCTCTACCTCGGCCTATCAAGTGGAGGGAGCCTGGAACGAAGATGGCAAAGGCCTGTCCGTCATTGATATGTGTGATCATCCGGCTGGGACCGCCGATTTCACAGTTGCGAGCGATCACTATCACCGATTCAGAGAAGACGTGAAGCTTTTGGCAGAGCTGGGCCTCAAAGCATATCGTTTTTCAATTGCATGGACTCGAATCTTGCCTTCAGGCACAGGGGCTGTTAATGAGAAGGGACTCGATTTTTATCACCAATTAATTGACGAATTGCTGCTCCATGGTATTGAGCCCATTGTGACCATGTACCATTTCGACTTACCCTACGAGCTTGAGAAAACCGGAGGATGGAACAACCGGGGGACGATCGATGCCTTCGTCGAGTATGGGCGTATCTTGTTTGAGCATTACGGGCATAAAGTGAAATATTGGTTGACCATTAATGAGCAAAATACGATGATTCTCCATCCAGGTGCTATTGGTACACCAAAAGGCGGAAGCCTGCCTTCCAGTAAGGAACTGTATCAGCAAAATCATCACATGTTCGTAGCTCAAGGCAGAACGATGCGACTATTTCATGATATGCTCCCGCAAGGCAAGATTGGTCCTGCATTAAACATGACTTCCATGTACCAGGCAACTTCCAAACCAGCAGATGCAATCGCTGCACATAACTGGGAGACGATTCGTGGATGGGGGTTTCTCGACTTATCGGTGTGGGGACGGTATAATCCATTATTCTGGAGTTATTTACAGGAACGCGGCATCGAGCCGGTTATTGAGCAGGGTGACATGGAAGATATCCGGTCTGGCCGCCCCGATCTGGTAGCAATCAACTACTATTCGACGGCAACCATTGCCGCCAGTATGGGCGATGCGTCGGATGTTACAGCTCGTGGGGGTGATCAGCAAATTATGCTTGGCGAGCAGGGAGTATACCGGGCGGCGGAGAATCCTTATACGGAAAAAACGAAATATGGCTGGGTCATTGACCCGGTTGGCCTAAGGCTGACATTGCGTAAGGTATGTGAACGATATGGTCTCCCGATTCTAATTACGGAAAATGGTATAGGAGCCCCAGATATACTGGAGGCAGATTACACCATTAACGATACGTACCGGATTGATTTTATCGAGAAACATCTGGAACAGATCAGACTGGCTCTAACAGATGGAGTAGATGTGATTGGTTATTGCCCTTGGTCCGTTATTGACGTGGTAAGCACACATCAGGGGTATGGAAAACGTTATGGAATGATCTATGTAAACCGCGGTGAACAGGATCTGAAAGACTTGAAGCGTTTGAAGAAGAAAAGCTTCTCTTGGTATCAAGAGGTCATTAAACAGAATGGCAGATGTATCGGAAATTCGGATCAGGCGGTCACGAAAGAATAA
- a CDS encoding CD3324 family protein, which translates to MKYSKAESIFPEELLRIIQEYVQGELVYIPKPKEAHLKWGEKTESKSRVSARNAEIKSLFCNGVRIEELADRYFLSCESIKKIVYTKN; encoded by the coding sequence ATGAAATATTCAAAAGCCGAGTCTATTTTTCCGGAAGAATTGTTACGTATCATTCAAGAATACGTTCAAGGGGAATTGGTTTATATCCCAAAACCCAAAGAGGCACACCTAAAATGGGGCGAGAAAACAGAGAGCAAGAGCAGGGTCTCTGCTCGAAACGCTGAGATTAAATCCTTATTCTGCAATGGAGTCAGGATAGAGGAGTTGGCGGATCGGTATTTCTTGTCCTGCGAAAGCATAAAGAAAATAGTCTATACAAAGAACTAA
- a CDS encoding SDR family oxidoreductase, whose amino-acid sequence MYKEFEFSVSEFEGKKVLVTGGTKGMGQAVVKRLANGGATVLTTARSQSTDLPNSVKFVQADVATPEGVEQIITAVKEQLGGIDIIVHCVGGSTTPPGGALVLSDEDWLHALNWNLLAAVRLDRGLIPLMLENNSGVILHFTSIQRRLPLYETTLAYASAKAALTNYSKGLSNEFSPQGIRINTLSPGFIQTEAADALIDRIATETGSRESALEQLMTSLGGIPIGRPGFPEEVAELVAFLVSDRAASITGSEYVIDGGTIPTV is encoded by the coding sequence ATGTATAAAGAATTTGAGTTCTCTGTATCAGAATTTGAAGGTAAAAAGGTGCTTGTAACCGGAGGAACAAAGGGAATGGGGCAAGCAGTTGTAAAAAGACTTGCAAACGGCGGAGCTACAGTTCTTACTACTGCCCGTTCCCAATCTACTGACTTGCCAAATTCGGTCAAATTTGTGCAAGCAGATGTCGCCACACCTGAAGGTGTAGAGCAAATAATTACAGCAGTAAAAGAGCAACTTGGAGGTATCGATATTATTGTCCATTGCGTAGGTGGATCAACGACACCACCAGGAGGCGCTCTTGTATTGAGTGATGAGGATTGGCTTCATGCATTAAATTGGAATTTACTCGCAGCAGTTCGACTTGATCGTGGCTTAATTCCACTTATGTTAGAAAATAATTCAGGCGTTATTCTTCATTTCACTTCCATCCAGAGACGATTACCTTTATATGAAACTACACTGGCTTATGCATCTGCCAAAGCCGCGCTGACTAATTATAGCAAGGGATTATCGAATGAATTTTCCCCTCAAGGAATTCGCATCAATACATTGTCTCCCGGGTTTATTCAGACAGAAGCAGCTGACGCATTAATTGATCGGATCGCAACGGAAACCGGAAGTCGAGAAAGTGCGCTCGAACAACTTATGACTTCACTCGGAGGTATTCCAATTGGTCGGCCAGGATTTCCTGAAGAAGTCGCTGAGCTGGTCGCATTTCTGGTCTCAGACCGAGCAGCATCTATTACAGGTAGTGAATATGTCATAGATGGGGGAACGATTCCTACCGTCTAA
- the tenA gene encoding thiaminase II: MLTISERLYQAAQLVWNECLEHPFVKGIGDGSLPVEQFRYYLLQDYLYLFDYARVFALGIVKSHDPKLMQFFSKNVDNILNGEMKIHRSYMERLGITEDHVFQVKPALKNAAYTNYMLSVSQAGGIAEVLVSILACSWSYAEIGQVLAQKPGAADHPFYGEWITGYASSEYNSNNQSLVTLTDKLLEGCSEGTYQRMEDIFVMCSRFELDFWEMSWRLEP; encoded by the coding sequence ATGTTGACTATTTCAGAGAGACTATATCAGGCAGCACAGCTTGTGTGGAATGAATGTCTTGAGCATCCCTTTGTTAAAGGGATCGGAGATGGTTCCTTACCGGTTGAACAATTTCGTTATTATTTGCTGCAAGACTACTTGTACCTGTTCGATTATGCCCGCGTATTTGCACTGGGTATCGTCAAGTCGCATGACCCCAAATTGATGCAGTTTTTTAGTAAAAACGTAGATAACATCCTGAATGGTGAAATGAAAATTCACCGTTCTTATATGGAGCGATTAGGAATTACAGAGGATCATGTTTTTCAGGTAAAACCTGCACTGAAAAATGCAGCCTATACTAACTATATGCTCTCTGTTTCCCAAGCGGGTGGCATAGCAGAAGTACTTGTATCCATTCTAGCCTGCTCATGGAGCTATGCAGAGATTGGTCAAGTCCTTGCTCAAAAGCCAGGTGCAGCTGATCATCCTTTTTATGGAGAGTGGATCACAGGATATGCTTCCTCTGAATACAACAGCAACAATCAATCCCTAGTGACGTTAACGGATAAGCTATTAGAAGGCTGTAGCGAGGGAACATACCAACGGATGGAGGATATTTTCGTGATGTGCAGTCGCTTTGAGCTTGATTTTTGGGAGATGTCATGGAGGCTGGAGCCTTAA
- a CDS encoding endo-1,4-beta-xylanase, which translates to MRRLGQWNITALVLVLVLALLPFSNVSHAAKAVAEVEGGHLSTNFEDGTLQGWTPRTGNERLTVTQQEAHEGQSSMLVANRERSYHGPMLSMKDLLKRNQEYEIAAYVRLTQEPTTDQTLQLTTYKKTTAESWNPIGSVKIAKTEWNTWHKITGKFQYSDDPTELNLFIETPYISEDSVDTLSFYVDDVSFTLAEQLEIEEGILSLKDLYQDDFPIGAAVYRWQLEGAYGQLLTKHFNSLTATYEMKPKYMSPSEGVYEFEAADQYVQFAEEHGMGVRAHALLWHIDAAEWMFKDPQGNPASRELLLARIQDYVETVMTRYKGKIYAWDVVNEAIADSNGDANGLRKSPFYELIGPDYIEKTYEFARAADPDAKLYYNEYFTEIPEKREHMYKLVKRLKEKGLIDGVGLQSHYNLESPPIKEIEKTINMFAELGLDIQITELDVDSGISFGEEMSDEVAVKQAYRYKELLDLYKKHKDHISSVTLWGLQDEKSYNNQAMLFDSALKAKKAYWGLVDESSLPVLTQRAVSLSGKPDIKKQSQDPLWNKAVSTPLKGDSSGSASFRTLWDHSNLYILVDVQDAKTDVNDRVDIFVDLNNGKTTSYEADDRHVIIKRSGKAEGVEKRSYRVRETKAGYQVELSIPWGGIQVGSEYEAGLDIRVTDGGSSGTQPYNPLYWNDRTQSQEQDTSKYGVIQLAPMPKSAQAVQGIVQIDGKKDTSWNKAAPFEVKRLNQSEGAEAVARAMWSGEYLYLLIDVTDPNIITDSINPWDQDSVEIFLDENHQRTPYFQYDDAQFRISADNVGTFAGGASPGRLVSAVKKTNKGYLVEARIQLHSLMPKTGNVLGFELQINDNQGGGKQSVAKWNDTTNESWRNTSQYGILTFVGKNKLGH; encoded by the coding sequence ATGAGACGGTTAGGTCAATGGAATATAACAGCCTTGGTTCTTGTGCTGGTACTCGCCCTGCTTCCATTTTCGAATGTCTCACATGCAGCCAAGGCAGTTGCGGAAGTGGAGGGAGGTCATTTGAGCACAAACTTTGAAGACGGTACACTTCAGGGATGGACTCCACGTACAGGTAACGAAAGGCTGACAGTGACACAGCAGGAAGCACACGAAGGTCAGTCCAGTATGCTGGTCGCCAACCGTGAGCGTTCCTATCATGGACCGATGTTATCCATGAAGGATCTGCTTAAGCGTAACCAAGAGTACGAAATTGCGGCATATGTAAGACTTACTCAGGAGCCCACCACGGATCAAACACTACAGCTCACCACATATAAAAAAACAACTGCCGAAAGCTGGAACCCAATCGGTAGCGTGAAAATTGCCAAAACAGAATGGAATACATGGCACAAGATCACCGGAAAATTTCAGTATAGCGATGATCCCACTGAATTGAATTTGTTCATCGAAACACCCTACATCTCTGAAGATAGCGTAGATACGTTATCGTTCTATGTGGATGATGTATCATTTACTCTGGCCGAGCAACTGGAGATTGAAGAAGGGATTCTGTCTCTGAAGGACCTGTATCAAGATGATTTCCCCATTGGTGCAGCGGTGTATCGCTGGCAGTTGGAAGGCGCATATGGACAACTGCTCACAAAGCACTTTAACAGCTTGACCGCAACCTACGAGATGAAACCAAAGTACATGTCTCCTTCCGAAGGTGTTTATGAGTTCGAGGCAGCCGATCAATATGTTCAGTTCGCCGAGGAGCATGGTATGGGCGTACGCGCACATGCGTTGTTGTGGCATATTGATGCAGCAGAGTGGATGTTCAAGGATCCTCAGGGTAACCCTGCGAGTCGAGAATTACTGCTTGCCCGGATTCAGGATTACGTTGAAACCGTCATGACCCGATACAAAGGTAAGATCTATGCCTGGGATGTGGTAAACGAGGCGATTGCGGATAGCAATGGTGATGCCAACGGTTTACGTAAAAGTCCTTTTTATGAACTAATCGGTCCGGATTACATTGAGAAAACCTATGAATTCGCTCGTGCAGCCGATCCGGATGCCAAATTATATTACAACGAATACTTCACGGAAATCCCTGAGAAAAGAGAGCATATGTATAAGTTGGTCAAACGACTGAAAGAGAAAGGGCTCATCGATGGTGTGGGTTTACAATCCCACTATAACCTGGAATCCCCGCCCATCAAGGAAATTGAAAAAACAATCAACATGTTCGCCGAACTTGGATTGGATATTCAGATCACGGAACTGGATGTTGATAGCGGGATTTCATTTGGTGAAGAGATGTCCGATGAAGTCGCGGTAAAGCAGGCGTATCGATATAAGGAACTGTTGGATTTGTACAAAAAACACAAAGATCACATTTCTTCTGTTACCTTATGGGGACTCCAAGATGAGAAGTCTTACAACAACCAGGCTATGCTGTTTGATTCAGCCCTGAAGGCCAAAAAAGCATACTGGGGACTCGTGGATGAATCCAGCTTGCCTGTGTTGACGCAGAGAGCCGTCTCACTTTCGGGTAAACCGGATATCAAAAAACAGTCACAAGATCCGCTCTGGAACAAAGCGGTGTCTACTCCACTGAAGGGTGACTCTTCGGGATCAGCCAGTTTCCGCACCTTATGGGATCATAGTAACCTGTATATCCTTGTGGATGTTCAGGATGCAAAGACAGATGTGAATGACAGAGTAGATATCTTTGTTGACCTCAATAATGGCAAGACCACCTCATATGAAGCAGATGACCGACACGTAATCATTAAGCGGTCGGGCAAAGCTGAGGGCGTGGAGAAGCGTTCATATCGTGTACGCGAGACCAAAGCCGGATATCAGGTTGAATTGTCCATTCCGTGGGGTGGTATCCAAGTCGGATCAGAATATGAAGCCGGATTGGATATCCGTGTGACTGATGGCGGTTCAAGTGGGACACAACCTTATAATCCACTGTACTGGAATGATCGAACACAATCTCAGGAACAGGATACAAGCAAATACGGCGTGATTCAGCTTGCCCCTATGCCCAAATCTGCACAAGCTGTGCAAGGGATTGTTCAGATTGATGGGAAGAAAGACACATCATGGAATAAGGCTGCACCATTTGAAGTAAAACGGTTGAACCAGAGCGAAGGTGCAGAGGCAGTGGCTCGCGCTATGTGGTCAGGTGAGTATCTATACCTGCTGATCGACGTCACTGATCCAAACATCATCACAGATAGTATCAACCCATGGGATCAGGATTCGGTTGAGATTTTCCTGGACGAGAATCACCAGCGCACACCGTATTTTCAATATGATGATGCCCAGTTCAGAATCAGTGCAGACAATGTGGGAACCTTTGCAGGGGGTGCCTCACCTGGACGCCTTGTAAGTGCTGTGAAGAAAACAAATAAAGGATATCTCGTAGAAGCCCGAATCCAGTTACATTCACTGATGCCCAAAACAGGAAATGTTCTCGGTTTCGAGCTTCAAATTAACGACAACCAGGGCGGAGGTAAGCAGAGCGTAGCTAAATGGAATGATACGACCAATGAGAGCTGGAGAAACACTTCCCAGTACGGAATACTCACTTTTGTCGGAAAGAACAAACTCGGGCATTAA
- a CDS encoding LysR family transcriptional regulator: protein MELTQLEYFMTVARLEHMTLASKKLGITQPALSHAIAKLENEIGAPLFERNGRNIKLNRNGTMFSKWIGRALHNIENGLKEIEEWSNPDTGVITLSYLNILGVELIPSLIRSYQLKYPKVRFELTQGNLGDIDAHLEQGFSDIMITSRESTLNNHHWKTIQNVPLYIVVPSQHRYADCSALSLTELSGEPFIGLKNNCGLKATILSRFQHTGFFLASAYEAEDLITVAGFYKVGSRCISTA, encoded by the coding sequence ATGGAACTTACACAATTGGAATACTTTATGACCGTTGCACGACTTGAACATATGACCTTAGCCTCCAAAAAACTAGGTATTACTCAGCCAGCGTTAAGTCATGCAATTGCCAAGCTTGAAAACGAGATAGGAGCTCCTTTATTTGAGCGAAATGGACGAAATATTAAGCTGAACCGAAACGGTACTATGTTCTCTAAATGGATTGGTAGGGCCCTACATAATATTGAAAATGGTCTAAAGGAAATCGAAGAGTGGTCCAATCCGGATACTGGTGTGATTACGTTGTCATATCTAAACATTCTCGGTGTTGAATTGATCCCTAGCCTAATTCGAAGTTATCAATTGAAGTATCCCAAAGTTCGGTTCGAATTGACACAAGGGAACTTAGGAGATATTGATGCACATCTGGAGCAAGGATTTTCGGATATTATGATTACATCGAGGGAATCTACTTTGAATAATCATCACTGGAAGACGATTCAGAATGTTCCTTTATACATTGTTGTTCCCTCCCAACATCGTTATGCAGATTGTAGCGCTCTTAGTTTGACAGAGCTGTCTGGCGAGCCATTTATTGGATTGAAAAACAACTGTGGATTAAAAGCAACGATTTTATCCCGATTCCAACATACCGGATTTTTTCTTGCTTCTGCTTATGAAGCGGAGGACCTGATCACTGTAGCCGGTTTTTATAAAGTCGGGTCTAGGTGTATCAGTACTGCCTAA
- a CDS encoding nucleotidyltransferase domain-containing protein has protein sequence MNEIIKKKLLDKNELLINMVIERVKRDFLDDIAIIGLTGSFSTGDFHEKSDLDLIIINNTEKGWKISDCFILDDVGYDIYCTPWDSRIQEQSTLESPNVSSLTELKVLYYAKPEDLEKLKDFQQKALDALAKPIGEACLNRANKWIDLAKQAYSDTMLSEDIGSVRYASAEVLYNLVNALVSMNNTCIKRGIKRYLEEIRSFRYVPDNLESLYVSIIEAHTIEDIRITSFNMLNSVTRLHNTMCDNFIVKPVPTFDNLGGTYEELWCNYRNKILNSVTTNDASYVFLSAFGAHGYLDEMAMEKGTKKYDLMQYFDASNLPVMKEKLLDVMDDYLEEYDRVGRKVERFTTFEELYAHYMNH, from the coding sequence ATGAACGAAATCATAAAGAAGAAGCTGCTGGACAAAAATGAACTGCTCATTAACATGGTGATTGAACGCGTAAAAAGAGATTTTCTAGACGATATCGCCATTATTGGGCTTACTGGTTCATTTAGCACCGGTGACTTTCACGAGAAGAGCGATCTTGATTTAATTATCATTAATAATACAGAAAAGGGATGGAAAATATCCGATTGCTTCATCTTGGACGACGTTGGATATGATATCTATTGCACGCCATGGGATTCAAGAATACAAGAGCAATCCACCTTGGAGAGTCCCAACGTATCGAGCCTAACCGAGCTTAAAGTACTCTACTATGCTAAGCCTGAGGATTTGGAGAAATTGAAAGACTTCCAGCAAAAAGCTCTTGATGCACTTGCAAAACCGATAGGAGAAGCGTGTCTTAATCGAGCAAATAAATGGATCGACCTGGCTAAGCAAGCATACAGCGATACGATGCTTAGTGAAGATATCGGTTCAGTGCGATATGCATCTGCTGAGGTTCTGTATAATCTAGTCAATGCCTTGGTGAGTATGAATAACACGTGCATCAAACGAGGGATCAAGCGATATTTGGAAGAGATACGTTCGTTTCGCTATGTTCCGGATAATCTCGAATCCTTATACGTGTCAATCATCGAAGCTCATACCATTGAAGATATTCGAATAACATCCTTTAATATGTTGAATAGTGTTACGAGGTTACATAACACAATGTGTGATAACTTCATTGTTAAACCGGTTCCGACCTTTGATAATCTTGGAGGAACATACGAAGAACTGTGGTGCAACTACCGTAATAAAATTTTGAACAGTGTTACAACGAACGATGCTTCCTACGTTTTTCTTTCGGCCTTTGGAGCACACGGATATCTTGATGAAATGGCCATGGAGAAAGGAACCAAGAAATATGATCTTATGCAGTACTTTGATGCAAGTAATTTACCAGTTATGAAAGAGAAGCTCCTTGATGTGATGGATGATTATCTAGAAGAGTATGATAGGGTCGGCAGAAAAGTCGAACGTTTTACAACCTTCGAGGAACTATATGCCCATTATATGAATCATTGA